AGCCACTGAAGATTGTAATGGTTCCAAAGAATCCGCCGGTCTTCGAGGATTAATAGAGCTATTTGAGGAGCGACgtcaaatatttgaaatttgactttctcttttcttctccttgtcATTAGATGTTTTTCATTTGTCACTAGTATGAAACAGTGTTTGGTAGTTTCAATAATTTGAATGACTTTAATTATGCTTGAGTATTTGATCTCTTTATACTGTCTTTATATTGTACCGCATTGTGACAATGATTGTTTGGTGAGAATAGTTTGTTTATTTTGCCTCGATCATCACGTATAACCAGCTCTAAATTGAGTTAACGCTCTGTTGTCTGGACAAAGATTCTTAATTCGCCACAGTTAATATTTCATATGCTAGAGGCTCAAATCAATGTTTAGAGACATGGTTAATTTTAACTAACTTCTcggtgctctttttttttttttttttttttttttgaatgctcagtttaactatatggcggtcaaattacattaaatgctcagtttaacgacatggcggtcaaattataTTAAATGTTCACCCTTTTTgaaagcaatcgaaattgctaCACATAACTGACCCTAAGGCGAGTTAgtggaaaaaatatattttgggtaatagGAGACatggtttgattttttttattttacctcgagaagcaatcgaaattgccgCATAACTGACCCTAAAGTGAGTTaacattccgtcataggcaaaatatattttgggtgaTCTGGCGCCCATATGGGTTTTCACAAGATACCTTCCCCTAACTTTTACCTGTGAGCGTCGAAAGGTTTTCTCACAGCGGGGATCCCAATTTTGCCTGTGGGGTTATACCACAGCCggaaattttttgcatttttacccTTGAAGTCCAATATGGACAATCAAGTCCGCTGGTGGCTCAAAAATTAGATAACATGTCctccactttttattttatacataatatttcTTTAAGAAACGGCCGTTGATAGGTGGCATTGGCCTTTCACCTTTGGCGTCAATTAATTGGTAGGCACCGCCTTCATAAGCTTTCTCCACCACATATGGGCCTTCCCAATTTGGATCAAACTTCTTCCCAGTATGTTTATTGATTATAATCGGTCTGCGAAGAACGAGCACCAGCTCCCCAACACTAAAGGTGCGGTATCGGGTGAGCTTATTATATGCTCTCGCCATCTGGGCTTGATATAGCTCCAAATTTTGCTGGGCAGTTAACCGAGTTTCATCCAATGCATCTAGCTCATCAAGCCTTAGTAGAGCATTTTCTTCATTTGTTAACTCGTGTTGAACTGCTATTCGTAATGAGGGCAATTCAACTTCTAGTGGTAATACCGCCTCAACACCGAACACCAAAGAATAGGGTGTTGCTTGAGTTGGCGTTCTGTATGTGGTCCGATAGGCCCATAGAGCTTCGATGATCCGCATATGCCATTCCTTTTGATTTTTGCCGATGATTTTCTTCAATAGCTTTGTCAAAGTCTTATTAAAGGCTTCGGCCAATCCATTAGCCCTTGCATTATATATTGAAGAATATCTCCAATCAATTTTATGTTGAGTGGCAAATCTATTGACTTTGAAACTCCTGAAGGCAGTTCCATTGTCAGATATAATTCGCCTTGGAACTCCGAATCGATATAGAATATTTTCTCTAAAGAATTTGACGATATCATCTGCTTTTACTTCTCTTAGTGGGATTGCTTCAACCCATCTAGAAAAGTAATCTGTAGCAGCAAGAATGAATTTATGCCCCCTGGAAGATGGCGGATTGATAGGTCCTATCACATCTGTTCCCCACATATCAAATGGCCATGAGGCGATTGTAGGATGCAAAGGGTTTGGATGTCGATGAATGAAGTCACCGTGGATTTGACATTGATGGCATTTTCTAGCATACATCATACAATCTTGTATCATtgttggccaataatatcccAAATGTTTAATTTTGAGGCGCATTTTTGGCCCTGATTGGTGCGCTCCGCAAACACCCGAATGAACTTCATGCATGACTTGTTTAATCTCATCTGGAGATAAACATTTAAGCCATAATTGATCATAAGATCTGCGATAAAGCTGATCATTAACAAATACATATCTCATTGCCCTTTTCTTAATTTGTGCCTGTCTCGACTTTTCCTCTGGcaacttattatatttgagaaaGTCGATGAAAGGTTCCCTCCAATCATCTTCTATATCGATAGTTGCGACTTCAGCTTCCTTTGTATCTTTTTCTGGATTTAAGTCAGCCGGGGACAATATTTTCCGATTCCGTATAGTTATTTGGACTTCATCCATAGTGGGATCGGCAAGCTCTTTAGCCAATCTAGCTAGGGCATCGGCTTTTCCATTTACAGCCCTGGatactttttctatttttacatATGGAATTTTCTCCATAAGATATTTTACCCTCGTCTGATATTCGACCAGCTCAGGTTTATGTACTTTAAACTCCCCTTCAACTTGGTTGATGATTAATTGGGAGTCTCCGAAGATATGCAATTTTTGTATGTTCAACTGGATTGCAATttccaaaccagcaacaaggGCTTCATACTCAGCCTCATTATTTGTGCGGGGTTCAGAAAGGGCTAATGAGTATCTTAAAATGCCTCCTTCAGGTGTTATAAAGATTAACCCTATCCCGGCCTTAATTTGAGGAATATTTGGGCTGAAAGCTGGTTGAATTGAGGACGCGCCATCAAAATACATTTTCCAATAGGGTTGGTTGTCCGTAGCAAACATGATGTGCTCATCGGGCAAATCGCAGACCAAAGGTGAGTCATCTGGAATTGGGTGCGCAGCTAGGAAATCAGCAAGTGCTTGACCTTTGGTGGCTTTCTGTGGCACATAAGTGATGTCAAATTCCAGCAATATAACAGCCCACTTTGCCAACCTTCCAGTCAAAACTAGTCTTGTCATTAAGAATTTAAGTGGGTCCACCCTCGAAATTAAGTGAATTTTATGCTCCAACATATAATGCCTTAATTTCTTAACGGCAAATATAAGGGTTAGACAGTGCTTTTCAATTGGCGAGTAAGAGTTTTCTGCCCCCACCAACATCCTGCTGAGATAATATAAAGcactttcctttccttcttcattATTTTGAGCAAGGAGTGCACCCAGCGATCCTTCAAGCGCAGcagtatataaaattaatggcCTACCATGGATAGGGGCAGCAAGCACTGGGGGACTTAATAAATATTTCTTAATATCGTCAAATGCTGTTTGACAATCATCGTCCCATATAAAAGGCGCATCCTTTTTCACCAATTTGGAAAACGGTTTAATTCTGCCAGATAGATTTGATATAAACCTTCTGATATAGGCCAATCTTCCTTGAAAGGATCTTAATTGCTTCAAATTCTTTGGAGGTGGCAATTCCATGATAGCCTTGATTTTTGCCGGGTCGATTTCAATTCCTCTATATCTAACAATAAACCCGAGGAATTTGCCCGAATAAACTCCAAATGCACATTTGAGAGGGTTCATTTTCagattatattttcttaatctGGTGAAAACTGTTCTCAAGTCTTCAAAATGATTTGCTTTATTCACAGTTTTGACCACCAAGTCATCAACATAACACTCAACAACCTTGTGGAGcaaatcatcaaaaattattGTCATAGCCCTTTGATAAGTGGCTCCTGCATTTTTCAGACCAAAGGGCATAACCTTATAACAGTATATGCCAATTGGAGTTCTAAAAGCAGTGTGTTTTTCGTCCTCAGGTGCCATCTTTATCTGGTTATATCCAGAGGAACCGTCCATGAACGATTTTCGTCCTCAGGTGCCATCTTTATCTGGTTATATCCAGAGGAACCGTCCATGAACGAAAACATCTCGTAACTTGAAGTATTATCGATCATTAGTTCGGTGACTAGAAGTGGAAAATCGTCCTTTGGACATGCTTTATTCAGATCTCGAAAATCAACGCATATGCGAATTTGACCATTCTTCTTTTTCACTGGGACTATGCTCGCGATCCAGTCagcatatttttcttctctgatGAACCCTGCTTCAATAAGCTTTTTAGTCTCAGTTATGATCTGTTCTTCTAAGTCAACTCTTGTCCTTCTTGGAGCTTGTTTAACTGGAGCCACATCTGGACTAATGGCAAGTTTATGAACAGCCACACTTGGATCTAAGCTAGGCATTTCTTTATACGTCCAAGCAAAGCAGTCTTTATATTCCATCAATAGTGCTTTCAACACATCTTGATCTTCTTCTGGAAGTAATGCACTAATATAAGTGGGTCTTCGATCCTCTTCATtacccaaatttatttctataagcTCATCAACGGTGGCGCTTGCCCCCCGTCTTCAAGCTCTTATGGAGCATCTTTTAATTCAAGAAGCTTTGTTTTTACTGACTCAGTTGAGATCATGTCCTTATCTTGCTTCATATCCTTTATTGTAATCATAGTGCAGGTATGTCGTATGACATGTGAATCATTGTTGGTTATCTTGGGCACATGAGCAGATTGATGATATCCTAGCCCTCTCGTGTGTACCGTTCGGCCATTTGGAAGCACGACTCTTTTTTGTGGTGGATTCcacattttctgaaaaaattttcgATTGGCTCGTGACCTTCTTACAGGAATTCCCGATCTATTCATCATGTTTTTGAGATTCTTCGGAAAGTATTTTGGCACGTTGACATCTTCATATATTTCCNATTGGCTCGTGACCTTCTTACAGGAAATCCCGATTTATTTATCATGTCTTTGAGATTTTTTGGAAAGTATTTTGGCATGTTGACATCTTCGTATATTTCCTCATCAGAGTTATCAAGCTTGATAAGATCAGAGGGTGTATAATCATCTGATTTATAAAAAAGGAtccctttctttattctttcttttcttttgacttTCTCGACTTGAGGAGGTACAAAGAAGGTTTTTAGATCATTCACTTTTGCTGGCTCATTTATGTGAAGAGATTTTATATGTCCATATGGAACTCTAGTAATAGTTAGGGAATCCTCAATCAATTCAGGAGTTCTTACGAACATATTTGACTCGGATGTCAAGAAAGTTTCTTCATCTTCTGATGAGTCTTCTCCCCAGGGCATGTTCAACTTGAAAGAAAATGTTTCCAACATTTTTCTTACTTGTTCTTCATCATCAGAATCTTCTGAATCACTTCCGAAGTGTGGAATCACATTTTCTTTATTATCCTCAatttttatctttctctttGACAATTTTTTATCGCTCTGAACTTTACCCTCTTCGAGTTCGCGAGACAACTTTATATCTTTTTCAGATTCTGCAAAATACCTCGCATCTTcatatcgtatttcatgcacTCCAAATGGGCGTATATCACCATCAATTCTGAATTCTTCTCCAtccttaatatatttcatacattGATGAAGAGTAGAGGGGACAACGTTATACTCGTGCAACCCAGGCCGTCCCAATAACACTTTATACGAAGTATCTGCAtttatcacataaaattttgcttCGGTCCGTAATGCTCCAAATTTTATAGAAAGAATGATCGACCCGAGAGCTTTTTGGCTATGTTGATTAAAGCCTTGGATCACGATTTTCTCCGAGGACAGATGATCGACATTCAGAGCTAAACTTTTCAAAGttcttaaagtcaaaatattgatTGAGGATCCAGGATCGATTAAAATGCGATTAATCTTATCTCCATCACTTGTCCCAGTCACATATAACGGCCTATTGTGATGAGCAGTTCCCAACAACATGTCTTTATCAGTGAAGATAACATTGGCGACATGTCTGGCGTATAACGCCTCTTTCATATTCACCTCAGCAAAATGAGCATAAAAGGGCTCAGGATTTTGTAAAGCATAAATGAGTACGTCCCGAAGTTCTTTGGACATCATCAGAGCGTCATAAACACTCAGCAAAGCAGGCACTTTTCTTAAATGGGAAAGTATGTTATAGTCAGCCTTTGATAATCTCCCTTGACTTGATGAAGTCGGTGCCTCTTCATTTATCCGAATTTCTTTATCTTTAAGATTTTGAGGATGTCCTTGTCTTTCTGGTAATACTTTTCCAGATTTCAGCGTGATTTGCAAAGAATCCTCAGCTTCTTTATCTTGCTTAGTATTAGAGTCAGTACCACAAGTACCAGTTTGGCATGTTTCGACTCTAGTCTTTTCAAGAGTATCGAACTTGTTGAGGATCTCTTTCAATTGTTCCTTCATGCTTTTTACCGCCATGGCCACACAATCTATGTTTGTTGCTAGAGAGCGTACATCAATCTGCACTCTCCTCAAATCATTGTCAATCTCAAGAAGACGATATTTCATTCTCCTTGCACCATAATCCCTGCTCGGGGTATTGTATGCTAGCCACGCGGTATCATCATCTTCACGTGCACCAGCAGATTGCCTGACCATATTCTCTTGATTTACAGAGTCGTCAGATTGCTCTTTAGAGATTATTATTACTCGACATGACTCTTTGAGCTGTGATTTGTTTTTTCTATGGTCTCAAAGTTTCACGCATACATCATAAGCATGACCTCTCGCTCCACACCAACAACAACGCGGTTTCATATCATCGAAAGCATCATAACATGCTTTTCTGAATTCTTCCAGAGTAATGGGTTGTTGTTTCTCAAATCGTGGCAGATGTCTCTTCCATCGTTGACTTTTGGACCCGGCAACCGTCGGTTGATCGACCTTTAGCTTCGCCTTGTCAACAGTTAGATTCTGCATCATTTTCCATTGGCGACAATTTTCTAGGGTGTCCCCCCATATATTGTGATAGGAACAGAACTCTGTCGACATAACTTTCTTTTTCCCTTCCTTAATTAGAGGTTCATTATTCTGGCGAGCCTCTGACTGCTGGCTTAGAgttggtttcttcttctttttcagcGAAGATGACCCTGCATTTCCTCTCACCGACATTCTTTTAATTTCTAGAGCAATTATGTGTGCTTCATAGAAATTTGCGTCGTATTCGGCTTTTGTTGACTTTAATTGCTCCGAATCAACTTGCGCAGTTATGACTCGGCATGTCTCAACCCGACATCTTTTTGATGCTTCAGTAGCATCTGTCTTGAGCATATCTATTATAGTTCTCATTTGAATATCTATGCCCTTTATATCGCCAGTCATACTGTTCATATTCATCTTTATGAAGTTAATATCATTGTGCAGCCTCCTCATTTCTTCCTCCATTCTGATTAAGCGACACTCCATTCTATACAACTTCTTCATTGGATCATTATAAGTTGAAGTGTCGTATAATTCCAAAGGATCAACATAAGTATCATCGTTTGGTGTGGAGGTCTGTTGATTTGCCCCCAGGGTCGGCGCAGGGCTTTCTGACACATCATCTGACACGTCATCAGATATTGTAATCACACGGCATGACTCCGGTGTGTAAGGAATAGTCTTGTGCTTATTTTTCTCCTGGATTTTCACAGTTGTGCTTCTGACACTTTGCCTTATGTTTGCCCTTTGAGAAAACTGACCTTTTGGTTTTCTTATATATTGAAAAGTACGACAGTTTTCTAGGTTATGTCCTTTCACTTGATGAAAAGGGCAATACATAGGTGTATTTTTACTGTCAGAAGACTGAGAATTAACGCCTCCCATCGGCGCCGTTCTCGAGCATTCCCCTTTGTTAAATTTCTTATTGACTCCACCcttatttttggtttttgtaaGGGGAGCTTTTCCTTCATCTTTTTGAGAAGTTTCAGGTGAAAGCTGTTTTGAAGATCGACTTGTAAGCCTTGATAATATTTCGATATCTTGTTCTCTGTTATTTTGCGACTGAGTCTGTTGAGGGATGGGAGTAATCTTCATTAATTGTTCTATTCTGGCTTCGATCCCAATCAACATAGAGAACATTACATTCATTTGTGCTTTCatatctaatattttatcattcacCCTGTGATAGTTGCAATGCGTCATTTCTTTCATTTCTTCCAATTGGTTGTGAACTTCTCTGAGGTTCCTTTCTCGTTCCCTAACGTGGCTAGAAGGAAGGATAATTTCTTCATCGTCACGTTGTGCGGTGATGACTCTGCAAGTCTCTTCCCAAAAaggctcttctttttctttacactccTCGACAGGGATTTCTCTTTCATCTGagtctttctttttcttagcctcttctattgctttaaaaataaaatcatggaTCAAGAGAGGCTCTCTTTCAACTTGTTTATATTCTTCCATTGAGTCGATGTGTTCCTCAATAGGCCGCTTCTTATGTTGTGGTTGAGCCGGctcaacaaattttttattcttcttcgcCCGAGCTATTCTGCGCCTCGACTTGGATGGAGTATTAGATTTTTTGACTGAAGGCATGGGCTTATCCTCAGACTGCATTTCCGGGTTTAAAGGCCCTCGCCATTTTATCCCTGGAAcctcttttaaatattttaacattttcCGAGTTTTCTTAGATAAGAACATATTCCAAAACTCGGGGAAAAATGCATTTTCAATTCCTTCTATATTTTTCGCACCCACACCAATCATATTGGTCTTTTCGACTGGCGTTTCTGATAATACCGACTGTGAAAAGGTAATTGCGCcggttttatattatttttcaatccaGTCTTTGAAAACCCAGCAATCTTCAATTGGATGGCTAATTAGCCTATGATATGGGCAGTATTTTGAATTATCAGTTTTCCCCACATCCTCCGGCTTCCTTGGCTCGGGCAGTTGAAGACCATTTTTAACAGCAtcgttaaatattttcttaactttctcCCGTTTGAAAGGGTACACTTTATTTCTTCGCTCTTCCAGAGAAAGTGCTTTTGGATTATTGCCCCCAAACATAGGCTTTACAGGGGTCTGTTCAACTGCAGAGGTAATTGCCCTTTTACCATTTTCTATCATGTTCGTGCGGGCCGGTCTAGCCTGTGCCGGTCTAGCCTGTGCCATCTTTGCCTcaactcttttattatcatcCCTTTTTGTCTTTTGTACATTTACTAAGACTTGGGGATCAGTTCTCTCCAACCTAGAGACGTTTGATATTAATTCATGAAAGGTGGAACAACTAGATGTGCACAGAAATGGGGCCATCCAATTATCAATGTTGCCCATAACAAGACCAACGGCCTGGGTCTGATCTAGAGGTTGTTCACACCTTATACTTAAGTTTCGC
This genomic window from Ananas comosus cultivar F153 linkage group 3, ASM154086v1, whole genome shotgun sequence contains:
- the LOC109707778 gene encoding uncharacterized protein LOC109707778 produces the protein MAPEDEKHTAFRTPIGIYCYKVMPFGLKNAGATYQRAMTIIFDDLLHKVVECYVDDLVVKTVNKANHFEDLRTVFTRLRKYNLKMNPLKCAFGVYSGKFLGFIVRYRGIEIDPAKIKAIMELPPPKNLKQLRSFQGRLAYIRRFISNLSGRIKPFSKLVKKDAPFIWDDDCQTAFDDIKKYLLSPPVLAAPIHGRPLILYTAALEGSLGALLAQNNEEGKESALYYLSRMLVGAENSYSPIEKHCLTLIFAVKKLRHYMLEHKIHLISRVDPLKFLMTRLVLTGRLAKWAVILLEFDITYVPQKATKGQALADFLAAHPIPDDSPLVCDLPDEHIMFATDNQPYWKMYFDGASSIQPAFSPNIPQIKAGIGLIFITPEGGILRYSLALSEPRTNNEAEYEALVAGLEIAIQLNIQKLHIFGDSQLIINQVEGEFKVHKPELVEYQTRVKYLMEKIPYVKIEKVSRAVNGKADALARLAKELADPTMDEVQITIRNRKILSPADLNPEKDTKEAEVATIDIEDDWREPFIDFLKYNKLPEEKSRQAQIKKRAMRYVFVNDQLYRRSYDQLWLKCLSPDEIKQVMHEVHSGVCGAHQSGPKMRLKIKHLGYYWPTMIQDCMMYARKCHQCQIHGDFIHRHPNPLHPTIASWPFDMWGTDVIGPINPPSSRGHKFILAATDYFSRWVEAIPLREVKADDIVKFFRENILYRFGVPRRIISDNGTAFRSFKVNRFATQHKIDWRYSSIYNARANGLAEAFNKTLTKLLKKIIGKNQKEWHMRIIEALWAYRTTYRTPTQATPYSLVFGVEAVLPLEVELPSLRIAVQHELTNEENALLRLDELDALDETRLTAQQNLELYQAQMARAYNKLTRYRTFSVGELVLVLRRPIIINKHTGKKFDPNWEGPYVVEKAYEGGAYQLIDAKGERPMPPINGRFLKKYYV